A genomic window from candidate division TA06 bacterium includes:
- a CDS encoding diphosphate--fructose-6-phosphate 1-phosphotransferase yields MSEISVLQKHRAGYRPKLPKIFIQNGPRLRAVETGKQASQNEIISRAFPKSVAFKPVLFEPDQKRQYKPLNVGVIFSGGQAPGGHNVIAGLFDFLTTANPQSKLYGFLGGGGGLVDNKYQLLTSGLIDEYRNTGGFDLIRTGRTKLDQEEQFVKVAQNCRDLGITGLAIVGGDDSNTNACLLAEYFLRHEAEINVIGCPKTIDGDLKNGQIEISFGFDTATKVYTELLGNILRDCNSAQKYWHFVRVMGRSASHIALECALQCHPNLTIISEEVAAQNLSLKQIVEQIAGLVRDRAEERMNFGVVVVPEGLIEFIPEIKVLITELNEILSGHHEYFNFLPTTKDKHQFLNSKLSAASAQAYGQLPDELQWELLEDRDPHGNVQVSKIETEKLLIDMVGDLLREWKAEGKYRGKYAAQNHFFGYEGRCAAPSNFDADYAYSLGYTAGALLGAEKTGYIAMVKNLMKPSSEWVPGGQSLASMMAVERRHGQDVPVIKKALVELEGEPFKVFARQQDKWMLSADYIYPGPIQYFGPDEVCDRTTMTLVLEQGEEILHALSTVNALKDSDFFGRLAPDSLTKLLGMVQYLSVRPGQVVIRRGEIGQCFYVVMEGELEVLGGDDSSVVATLKKGDPFGEIALLADVPRTATVAARTEGDLIFINNYDFKDFLAEHPELEKNLSELSQARLAELKEKGN; encoded by the coding sequence ATGTCAGAAATCTCCGTTTTACAAAAACACCGGGCTGGTTACCGGCCCAAACTTCCGAAGATCTTCATCCAGAACGGTCCCCGGCTGAGGGCTGTCGAAACGGGCAAACAGGCCTCCCAGAACGAGATCATTTCCAGGGCTTTTCCCAAGAGCGTGGCCTTCAAACCGGTGCTGTTTGAGCCAGATCAAAAGCGGCAGTACAAGCCGCTGAATGTGGGGGTGATCTTTTCCGGAGGTCAGGCTCCGGGCGGGCACAACGTGATCGCCGGATTGTTTGATTTCCTAACCACCGCCAACCCCCAAAGCAAACTATACGGTTTTCTGGGGGGCGGCGGGGGTTTGGTGGACAATAAATATCAATTGTTGACCTCCGGCCTGATTGACGAATACCGCAATACCGGGGGATTTGACCTGATCCGCACCGGGCGCACCAAGTTGGACCAGGAGGAGCAGTTCGTCAAAGTGGCCCAAAACTGCCGGGACTTAGGGATCACCGGGCTGGCGATAGTGGGCGGCGACGACTCCAACACCAACGCCTGTCTCTTGGCCGAATATTTTCTCCGGCACGAAGCCGAGATCAACGTAATCGGCTGCCCCAAGACCATAGACGGCGACCTGAAGAACGGGCAGATCGAGATATCCTTCGGCTTTGACACCGCCACTAAGGTCTACACCGAGTTGCTGGGCAACATCCTCAGAGATTGCAACTCGGCCCAGAAATACTGGCATTTTGTGCGGGTGATGGGCCGTTCTGCCTCGCACATCGCCCTGGAATGCGCCCTGCAGTGCCACCCCAACCTGACCATAATCTCCGAGGAAGTGGCGGCCCAAAACCTAAGCCTAAAGCAGATAGTAGAGCAGATCGCCGGCCTGGTAAGGGACCGGGCCGAGGAAAGAATGAATTTCGGGGTGGTGGTGGTGCCGGAAGGCCTGATCGAGTTCATCCCCGAGATCAAAGTCCTGATAACCGAGCTCAACGAGATCCTTTCGGGACATCACGAATATTTCAACTTCCTGCCCACCACCAAGGACAAACACCAGTTCCTGAACAGCAAGCTGTCGGCGGCCTCGGCCCAGGCCTACGGCCAGCTGCCCGACGAACTGCAGTGGGAGCTGTTGGAGGACCGCGACCCCCACGGCAACGTCCAGGTCTCCAAGATCGAGACCGAGAAACTGTTGATAGACATGGTGGGCGATCTTTTAAGGGAATGGAAGGCCGAGGGGAAATACCGGGGGAAATACGCGGCCCAAAACCATTTCTTCGGCTACGAGGGACGGTGCGCCGCGCCATCCAACTTCGACGCCGATTACGCCTACAGCCTGGGTTACACCGCCGGGGCTCTGCTGGGAGCGGAGAAGACCGGCTACATCGCTATGGTCAAAAATCTGATGAAACCGTCTTCCGAGTGGGTCCCGGGCGGGCAGTCCCTGGCCTCAATGATGGCGGTGGAGCGCCGCCACGGCCAGGACGTGCCGGTGATCAAAAAGGCCCTGGTGGAACTGGAAGGAGAGCCGTTTAAGGTCTTCGCCAGGCAGCAGGACAAATGGATGTTGTCGGCGGACTATATTTATCCCGGCCCTATCCAGTATTTCGGCCCGGACGAGGTCTGCGACCGGACCACCATGACCCTGGTGCTGGAACAGGGCGAGGAGATACTGCACGCTCTGTCCACCGTTAATGCCCTGAAGGACAGCGACTTTTTTGGCCGGCTGGCCCCGGATTCGCTGACCAAGCTGTTGGGCATGGTCCAGTATCTTTCGGTGAGGCCCGGGCAGGTGGTGATCCGCCGAGGCGAGATCGGGCAGTGTTTTTACGTGGTGATGGAAGGCGAGCTGGAAGTGCTGGGCGGCGATGATTCCTCCGTGGTGGCCACATTGAAAAAAGGCGACCCCTTCGGCGAGATCGCCCTGCTGGCCGATGTGCCCCGCACCGCCACGGTGGCGGCCAGGACCGAGGGAGACCTGATATTCATCAACAATTATGATTTCAAGGATTTTCTGGCCGAGCACCCGGAGCTGGAAAAAAATTTGTCGGAACTGAGCCAGGCCAGGCTGGCGGAGTTGAAGGAGAAAGGGAACTGA
- a CDS encoding ComF family protein, with product MLKSLFHSLLNFIFPPFCASCHKNMLQQKSGLICDTCWDSLERWEAQSCQRCGMQVPSVSEDQAPLLCPKCRVPDWACADIRVIGPFKAPLADAIHLLKYSDRRSVVKKFSGYMEQLLAGAGHYQTADLILAVPLHPARKRERGYNQAQLLAQALGKLLNKPCPEKIIFRARHNRTQTKLNKQQRLENVRDIFTVKKPELVKGKRIILIDDVLTTGATIGSCASSLLAAGASQVLALTAAAAPLD from the coding sequence ATGCTCAAATCACTATTTCACAGCCTGCTGAATTTCATCTTTCCCCCGTTCTGCGCTTCCTGCCACAAGAATATGCTGCAGCAAAAGAGCGGATTGATCTGCGATACCTGCTGGGATTCCCTGGAAAGATGGGAAGCCCAAAGTTGCCAGCGCTGCGGGATGCAGGTGCCGTCGGTATCTGAAGATCAAGCTCCCCTGCTTTGCCCCAAGTGCAGGGTCCCGGACTGGGCCTGCGCCGACATTCGGGTCATCGGGCCTTTCAAGGCGCCGCTGGCCGATGCGATCCATCTCCTGAAATACTCGGACCGCCGTTCGGTGGTAAAGAAGTTTTCCGGTTACATGGAACAGTTATTGGCCGGGGCGGGCCATTACCAAACGGCCGATCTGATACTGGCGGTGCCGCTGCATCCGGCCCGCAAAAGGGAGCGGGGCTACAACCAGGCCCAGCTTCTGGCTCAGGCTTTGGGAAAGCTTTTGAACAAGCCCTGCCCCGAAAAAATAATTTTCAGAGCCAGGCATAACCGGACCCAGACCAAGCTTAACAAACAGCAGCGGCTGGAAAATGTCAGGGATATTTTTACCGTCAAGAAGCCGGAATTAGTCAAGGGCAAGCGCATAATTTTGATAGACGACGTGCTGACCACCGGAGCCACCATAGGATCATGCGCCTCGTCTCTTCTGGCTGCCGGTGCCTCGCAGGTGCTGGCCCTGACCGCGGCCGCGGCTCCTCTGGATTGA